The DNA window tattggTGCCATGATATTATCAACGaatgaacgaacgaacgaacgaacgaaaaaaaaatgatgccaCTTCCAAAACTCGATGTGAATTGTATATATTTTgatgggatttttttttatatattttttatttgcaatGTTTActttctctcactctctctttctcattttttcGCACATgaaacacacatatatacattatattataatacttgtttttttttttgtatatctTGAGGCATCAACCTAGTGATGTGATTTTTGTCGGCAAtgaatggcaatgatgatatacatgcacatatatatatatgtctGGGAGCAATATTGAAATTAGTGGTCATAGCAgtgtggtgatgatgatagctcattttttttctggttcataATTTGAATCAAGTCTTCAATATAGTGGCTGTATgtatcatatgatgattgttccaATTGGAACATGTTCTCTTCTTTAAATGCGTGGGTGGTTTGATGTTttcacaaaaatttttttttttttttgcttctcaGGTCtatatggtgtgtgtgtgtaattatTACTTGTTGTTcgcaaaacagaaaaaaataggtaAAGATTGTCTGCAACCGATCCATTTGAAAGACGGGGGGATATAATAAAAGTAGCAGTAGCagtggtagtagtagcaaAATAGCAAACATTAACTTATAAAGTGGATTTCCTTGATGATTTGGTCACGGAtgcaataaatgaatgaatgaatggcgctcgacacaaataaaaaaaaaaaaattatatatggCTAGAACTAGAATGTTTGCTTGTTAGTCGCGCCTGAtccatttgatcatcatcaatattgatgttttcaaatgaaaaatttttcttttttttgatcaacaatgaataaatatagaAGATGTGGCCACCAAATTTGATTTCGGTTGAtttcaatcacaacaacaacgaaaaaaataaaaaaaattcgcaaCAGTTGTAGAGGTTTTGTggtatatacaaaaaaaaatgatgatgatgatgatccggcttcaggtgaaaaaaaatgccgaaATATCAgttgatcaaattcaattttttctctgtttatccagaaaattcattaatcaatcaatgcgtttttgaagaaaacgggagataaatttcaaaaaaaaaaaaaaaaaaaaatttcattcgaatgtttcatttgaaacCAAAATATTCGAATCGAACATGCgcaaaacatgaaaattctATTCCATTCCATTAATTCTGGATCGGGtcgaattcttttttttcttacgttcatgacaaaatgaatgaatgaatgaactttttttatttgtagtggcaatggttgttgttgttgttgttgttattggttcaatcgaagaagaagaagaagaagaaaaaaaatgtttggccCATACTCTGGTTCATggacaattttattttcaaattaataataataaaaaaaaaatttttgtgtgGGATGTATTAATCGTcccaaaaataataaccgaatttattattggtttgttttgtttcgatttgatgtgtgtgtgtgtgtgtgcgtgtatggCAACAATTTTCATCCGATAACCATGGATTcaatgacaataacaaattttccatcattgaatcaaaatcgtTGGTGTAgattatttttaatcataattcttatcgttataataattataattgaattctgtcattcattcaatggtgATCATGTGAtacattttgataataatgatccaaatcatcgatcatcatttattgatcgttataaaaatcatcataataatcatgattattctataacaaaatcatcaccactgtcatcactatcatcatcatcacaatattCATTTGCAAAACGTAAACCATTGGATAAAAgtaaattgaaatatattgaaattggtGGCCTATTTCCAATGAATGGTACAACCGGTTGGCTTGGTGGACAAGGTTGCCTACCAGCAGCAATGATGGCATTAGAagatgttaataataatgaaaatttattatccGGTTATTATTTGAACATAACATGGAATAATAGCCAggtaaaatgaatttttgattgattaattgattaattgattgattgattgattgatcgactgactttatttatttatttatttgtttaccATTCATATAGTGTGATCCTGGTCTTAGTTCAGCTGTACTGTATGATCTGATCTATACGCCGCCAAATAAAACATTAATACTTGGTGGTTGTtcaattgtttgttcaaCTATAGCCGAAACGGCTAAAATGTATAATTTAATTGTTATTGGTTATGGTTCCAGTTCACCGGCATTATCCGATCGTAAACGTTTTCCAACATTTTTTCGTACACACCCATCTGCTACCATACACAATCCGACAAGAGTgaaattgtttaaaaaatttaaatggaCAAGAAttgccatcattattgaagCTGAAGAAGTATTTGTTACGGTaagtttgttgttggaatttttttttgttttttgtgcCAATAATTTTGACTCTCAAAATTTTAGACTGGAAAAGATTTAGAAATAAAATGTAAAGAAGCTGATATTGAAATCGTAACACGTGTATCATTTTTGGATGATCCAACTGAAGCGGTTAAAAGTTTAGCCAGACAAGATGCTCGTATTATCGTCGCGATGGCATATGGTGGTGCAGCTAGAAAAATGATGTGTGAAGCATATAAAAATGGCCTTTATGGTAAACAACATGTTTGGTTTCTAATCGGTTGGTATGAAGATAATTGGTTTCATCCATCCACCGGTATCAATTGTACGATGGATGAAATGATGGCCGTggttgaaaaacattttacaACCGAAGCATTGATGCTTAATCAAGGACCAGAAATAACAATCGCTGGTTAGTGTTTAATTATCAATGTGAAATTAATttctaaaaaattttttttttttatttattatcatcatttataggTATGACGGCCAAAGATTGGTTACATGAatatcaaaaacaattacCTAAATATAAAGAATGGTTTCCACATGGTGAAAAACCACAGGAAGGTTTCCAAGAAGCACCATTAGCATATGATGCAATATGGGCTGTTGCATTTGCATTGAATCGTTCGATAGCACGATTAGATGAATTGGGAATGTCAttggatgattttgattatgaaaaaaaagaaataacgGATATAATTAAATCTGAATTACAACGGGTACAATTTTTAGGCGTTTcaggtgaattttttttttatttttttaatcatcaaaattttccatttcattaatCCAATgatttcttttgaatttgtttttttctgtttattttttcccattattGCACGTCATTCGATCATTGATCTCTATATATACAATggaatttgtaaaaaaaaaacgaaaaaaacaaaaattcaggCGATGTTGCATTCAACGATATCGGTGATCGTATATCATGGACAttaattgaacaaatgatCAATGGAACATATCAAACATTAGGATTTTATGATACAGCAACCGATAATCTTACTTGGTATGATAGGGAACAATGGTATATATCTGGTCGTGTACCAAAAGATCGTACAGAAATTGTACCAACATTAATGACTGTTAATCGTACATTATTCGTATCAATAAGTGCTGTAGCGATTATTGGCATATTATTTGCTATTTCATTACTTTGttttaattataaatttCGTAATAATAGGTTTGTGTGTATTgattatatatttgaatatttacttattggaatttttttttgtttcattttcatttcatttagattcattcaaatgtcaagttcatcatcaaataatataATGTTAGTTGGTTGTATATTCTGTCTAATATCCGTACAGCTATTCGGTTTAGATGGTCAAGATATTggtattgattattttcaagtTGTTTGTAATGTAAGTGGCTATAAACTGATTGCTGGCTGtaaattatatttattgatttttcatatatatattttttttgacgacAGTCAAGGGCATTCTTTTTGTCCATaggattttcattattttttggtgCAATGTTTGCCAAAATTTGGACATGTCATGTGTTACATACACagaataaacgaaaaattaacaataatcaaaGCTATCTAATCATTACAGTATTCTGTACACTGGatataatcattttggtCATCTGGTATCTATATGATCCAATGTCAAGACGTATGGAATATT is part of the Dermatophagoides farinae isolate YC_2012a chromosome 9, ASM2471394v1, whole genome shotgun sequence genome and encodes:
- the LOC124497670 gene encoding gamma-aminobutyric acid type B receptor subunit 1, whose protein sequence is MDSMTITNFPSLNQNRWCRLFLIIILIVIIIIIEFCHSFNGDHVIHFDNNDPNHRSSFIDRYKNHHNNHDYSITKSSPLSSLSSSSQYSFAKRKPLDKSKLKYIEIGGLFPMNGTTGWLGGQGCLPAAMMALEDVNNNENLLSGYYLNITWNNSQCDPGLSSAVLYDLIYTPPNKTLILGGCSIVCSTIAETAKMYNLIVIGYGSSSPALSDRKRFPTFFRTHPSATIHNPTRVKLFKKFKWTRIAIIIEAEEVFVTTGKDLEIKCKEADIEIVTRVSFLDDPTEAVKSLARQDARIIVAMAYGGAARKMMCEAYKNGLYGKQHVWFLIGWYEDNWFHPSTGINCTMDEMMAVVEKHFTTEALMLNQGPEITIAGMTAKDWLHEYQKQLPKYKEWFPHGEKPQEGFQEAPLAYDAIWAVAFALNRSIARLDELGMSLDDFDYEKKEITDIIKSELQRVQFLGVSGDVAFNDIGDRISWTLIEQMINGTYQTLGFYDTATDNLTWYDREQWYISGRVPKDRTEIVPTLMTVNRTLFVSISAVAIIGILFAISLLCFNYKFRNNRFIQMSSSSSNNIMLVGCIFCLISVQLFGLDGQDIGIDYFQVVCNSRAFFLSIGFSLFFGAMFAKIWTCHVLHTQNKRKINNNQSYLIITVFCTLDIIILVIWYLYDPMSRRMEYFPLEDPPSTIDDDVKFQPLLEHCEASLIWYGLLYGYKGLVLFFGLFLSYETRSAKLKQINDSRLVAMSIYNVVILCLITGPVSLVIDNQVNSHFAFIGLTIIFCCILSMALIFVPKIVAIVQHRQNLGTGMNNTFNETMSTKEEEDRFLRLNTENDELKMKISEKERQIEEVKKRIEQLSKEQMERKRLEEKDKTQIKTILKKAVRIQEPEIENHNQMMANTTMTTATNDIINMDITSDSGFQTSTAKTLSKLSENDFSESYL